The following coding sequences lie in one Sedimentibacter sp. MB35-C1 genomic window:
- the ftsE gene encoding cell division ATP-binding protein FtsE, protein MIIFNNVSKIYKKEFTAVKNINLKINDGEFLFIVGKSGAGKSTLIKLLLREITPSEGIITYNDQDITKIRKRNVAQYRRNIGFVFQDYRLLPKMTVYENVAFAMEMICCSSKTIRREVPLVLSMVGLSDKAKYYPDELSGGEQQRVAIARAVINKPETIIADEPTGNLDPETSKEIMKILKEINKRGTTVIMATHDMNIVQNYQKRIVELKRGVVIRDMKAGGNDNEPKKA, encoded by the coding sequence GTGATAATATTTAATAACGTATCTAAAATTTATAAAAAAGAATTTACAGCAGTTAAGAATATTAACTTAAAGATAAATGACGGCGAATTTTTATTTATAGTCGGTAAAAGCGGAGCTGGCAAAAGCACTTTGATTAAGCTTTTATTGAGAGAGATTACTCCCAGCGAAGGAATAATTACATATAATGATCAGGACATTACAAAGATTAGGAAAAGAAATGTAGCCCAATACAGAAGAAATATCGGCTTTGTTTTCCAAGATTACAGGCTTCTGCCTAAGATGACGGTCTACGAAAACGTGGCATTTGCAATGGAAATGATTTGTTGCTCTTCTAAAACAATCAGAAGGGAAGTGCCTCTTGTTCTCAGCATGGTGGGACTTAGCGACAAGGCAAAATATTATCCTGATGAGTTGTCAGGCGGTGAGCAGCAGAGAGTTGCGATTGCGCGCGCGGTAATAAATAAGCCGGAAACCATAATAGCGGACGAGCCTACTGGAAACCTGGACCCTGAAACGTCAAAAGAGATTATGAAAATCCTAAAGGAGATAAACAAAAGAGGAACTACAGTAATAATGGCTACGCATGATATGAACATAGTTCAAAATTATCAGAAAAGAATTGTTGAGCTGAAGCGCGGTGTTGTTATCAGAGATATGAAAGCAGGGGGAAATGACAATGAACCTAAAAAAGCTTAA
- the mce gene encoding methylmalonyl-CoA epimerase → MVNKIDHIGIAVKSIEEALKFYEGVLGLKSTGTEVVAEQKVRVAFLPTGDSEVELLEATSEDSPVAKFIEKNGEGIQHMAYRVDNVEAAISEMKAKGVRMIDETPRYGAGGAKIAFCHPKSTGGVLVELCQRG, encoded by the coding sequence ATGGTTAATAAAATAGATCATATAGGAATAGCAGTAAAAAGTATAGAAGAAGCATTGAAATTCTATGAAGGTGTTCTTGGATTGAAATCAACAGGAACTGAAGTGGTTGCTGAGCAAAAGGTTAGGGTAGCTTTTTTGCCCACAGGGGATTCTGAAGTTGAGTTGCTGGAAGCTACATCAGAAGACAGCCCTGTTGCAAAATTCATAGAGAAAAACGGCGAAGGAATTCAACATATGGCTTACAGAGTCGATAACGTAGAAGCTGCAATATCTGAGATGAAGGCAAAGGGAGTTAGAATGATAGATGAAACGCCTAGATATGGTGCAGGCGGAGCCAAGATTGCTTTCTGCCACCCGAAAAGCACGGGAGGAGTTCTCGTAGAGCTTTGCCAAAGAGGTTAA
- a CDS encoding DUF1573 domain-containing protein gives MSCNCSEFQNITSDLQLLNKSVLDIVTKLDVQTSVLNRAVFKSATHCGCIEIHATKQLFSHNKTLEENQTDVDNHVEGKLCPKCKEKIEEEMGELLFYLASMCSALNLDLDEIMSSKLDHLKTLGIYNLL, from the coding sequence ATGTCATGTAATTGCAGTGAATTTCAAAATATAACCAGCGATTTGCAGCTTTTGAATAAAAGCGTTTTAGATATTGTAACAAAGCTTGATGTACAAACATCCGTACTCAACAGAGCAGTTTTCAAATCTGCAACTCATTGCGGATGCATCGAAATACATGCGACTAAGCAATTATTTTCTCACAACAAAACACTTGAAGAAAATCAGACTGATGTAGATAATCATGTAGAAGGCAAGCTTTGTCCGAAATGCAAAGAAAAAATTGAAGAAGAAATGGGCGAGCTGCTGTTTTATCTTGCATCAATGTGCTCCGCACTCAATCTGGATTTAGATGAGATAATGTCATCAAAGCTTGATCATTTAAAAACATTGGGAATTTATAACCTTTTGTAA
- the ftsX gene encoding permease-like cell division protein FtsX has translation MNLKKLNYIFRQAFKSMWRNRMMGLASIGSVTAVLMILGFVLIIVLNVNNVAMVTKESFDEIAVYLLDDVEEEQIDEMGKSFREINGVIGVAFQTKEYALEQLKEDWGENAFLLEGLRKNPLPNTYVVQLDDVSKSESVIKKIQTFEGVEDVMYYKDAVNSLIKIADFIKRTGAGIIIILLFISVFIISNTIKITVLNRQKEIELMQYIGATNGYVRGPFMIEGIMLGLIGAFVSIILIFVGYNYIVNYLAGRYVALLSGMSGYLVGVEMILNDLIIIFLTIGIGIGILGSLISLKKFLSV, from the coding sequence ATGAACCTAAAAAAGCTTAACTATATTTTTAGACAAGCCTTCAAAAGTATGTGGAGAAATCGAATGATGGGGCTTGCATCAATTGGTTCTGTAACCGCTGTGTTAATGATATTAGGATTTGTATTAATAATAGTGCTCAATGTAAATAATGTTGCAATGGTTACAAAAGAAAGTTTTGATGAAATAGCAGTTTATTTGCTGGACGATGTGGAAGAAGAGCAAATAGATGAGATGGGTAAATCGTTCCGGGAAATAAACGGTGTTATTGGCGTCGCTTTCCAGACGAAGGAATATGCTCTTGAACAGTTGAAAGAAGACTGGGGTGAAAATGCTTTTTTGTTGGAAGGGCTTAGAAAAAATCCTCTTCCAAACACATATGTAGTTCAGCTTGATGATGTAAGTAAGTCAGAAAGTGTTATTAAGAAGATACAAACCTTTGAAGGTGTCGAAGATGTTATGTATTATAAGGATGCGGTAAACAGTCTTATAAAAATTGCTGATTTTATTAAGAGAACCGGCGCCGGCATCATAATAATATTGTTGTTTATAAGCGTGTTTATTATTTCTAATACAATTAAAATAACTGTATTGAACAGACAGAAGGAAATAGAGTTGATGCAGTATATAGGAGCGACGAACGGATATGTACGAGGTCCCTTTATGATTGAAGGAATTATGCTTGGGCTGATAGGGGCATTTGTTTCAATAATATTGATTTTTGTGGGATATAACTACATTGTAAATTATTTGGCAGGTCGTTACGTTGCCTTGTTGTCCGGAATGTCCGGATACTTGGTAGGAGTCGAAATGATACTAAACGACTTGATTATAATATTTTTAACTATAGGGATAGGCATAGGAATTCTTGGCAGCTTGATTTCCTTGAAAAAATTCTTAAGTGTGTAG
- a CDS encoding protease complex subunit PrcB family protein, whose amino-acid sequence MKRIVTIVAIVVFIAALLFFFRYFKGKGAENVSFDTVDPENMPRQIAEVLPNYRMKEKALVAKINDEIYVVVTRGEKNTAGYEVEIDKLTLDDEDGEKVLTVFAKYTDPKPGDVTAQILTYPFAVVKTDMTELPQKVVLEKEYKN is encoded by the coding sequence ATGAAAAGAATTGTAACCATAGTTGCGATTGTTGTATTTATAGCCGCACTTCTGTTTTTCTTCAGATATTTTAAGGGAAAAGGAGCTGAAAATGTTTCGTTTGATACAGTAGATCCTGAAAATATGCCTAGACAGATTGCAGAGGTATTGCCGAACTACAGGATGAAAGAAAAAGCTTTAGTTGCAAAAATTAATGATGAGATTTACGTTGTAGTAACAAGAGGGGAAAAGAATACAGCAGGATATGAGGTGGAAATTGACAAGCTGACGCTGGATGATGAAGACGGTGAAAAAGTATTGACTGTTTTTGCTAAATATACTGATCCTAAGCCCGGAGATGTAACAGCTCAGATCCTAACATATCCTTTTGCCGTAGTAAAGACTGACATGACAGAACTGCCTCAGAAAGTTGTTTTAGAGAAGGAATATAAAAATTAA